The Brevibacillus brevis genome contains a region encoding:
- a CDS encoding immune inhibitor A domain-containing protein — translation MKKSKKLLSVLFSSSLVLSTFVAAPATGLAKPKEDKHDLHVDLSTVNLERLIKGLMEQGIIDEDADQEEIDEALLEYLEDKKVPHGIDESSSYGKEASRGQQAALAEAVQKVAEMEDGDELRSSKRLHTDNIVVALVEFPDREHNELPKVSDSLWTKDFNEKHYKEMLFDQKGYETPEGISMTTMAKYFYLQSGKTWTVDGVVTPWQMAENSYKYYGENSKTGDDSNPRDLVIETLEAVGESIAGKEELYDQRDPYDIDGDGDLMEPDGNLDNLMLVHAGIGEETGEDPDAIWSHRWTLKKPVDIPGTSLKAFDYMIQPEDGAPGVFTHEYGHNLGLPDLYDTTRGGKDSPVGAWSLMSSGSHTGKVFQTEPTGLDPWSKMVLQQMFGGNWINPHVLDYKNVEKRKRTLRLIDASSLEKDGKVIKLNMPKVEKKPPVEPKDGGYAYFSDEGNKLNTKMTSDVIDLTGVGSATMKFDSWRSIEEGYDYVYVNVIDADTGEKKEVQKYDDVTKGWDKEEISLNEFVGKKVQVEFNYVTDVAFVMDGFYLDNFEVEADGQVIFTDDAEGEKKFKLDGFTHFDGKGKMFDAYYLIELRSHEGIDAGLKHFRRNDSFFTYDPGMVIWYFDGRYERSRDNNTSLHPGYGMLGVVDAHQEVRYWNNDEGNKKAIADSRYQVNDAAFSPNDTSGIDLDYILGTMQYEPLDGVTEFKDSDDYSMPEVPEVGKILPQIGLEIKLKRVSKKFTDATIELSIDKD, via the coding sequence GTGAAGAAAAGCAAAAAGCTCTTATCCGTTTTATTTTCCTCCTCACTCGTGCTCAGTACTTTCGTGGCTGCACCTGCAACAGGTTTGGCCAAACCAAAAGAGGACAAGCATGATCTGCATGTAGATTTGTCCACTGTTAACCTGGAGCGACTGATTAAAGGGTTAATGGAGCAAGGAATCATTGATGAAGACGCCGATCAGGAAGAGATTGACGAGGCGTTGCTCGAGTATTTGGAAGACAAGAAAGTACCGCACGGCATTGATGAATCGTCCTCTTACGGTAAGGAAGCGAGCAGAGGACAGCAGGCAGCATTGGCTGAGGCTGTGCAGAAAGTGGCTGAGATGGAGGACGGCGATGAATTGCGCTCTTCCAAACGACTACATACCGATAACATCGTTGTCGCTCTTGTCGAGTTCCCTGACCGGGAGCATAACGAGCTACCAAAAGTGAGTGACTCGCTTTGGACGAAAGACTTTAACGAAAAGCATTATAAAGAGATGCTGTTTGATCAGAAGGGGTACGAAACTCCTGAAGGAATCAGCATGACAACGATGGCGAAATACTTCTATCTGCAATCGGGAAAAACGTGGACGGTTGATGGTGTGGTAACGCCATGGCAAATGGCAGAGAATAGCTACAAATATTATGGAGAAAACTCGAAAACCGGTGACGATTCCAATCCGCGCGATCTGGTAATCGAGACGCTTGAGGCAGTTGGGGAATCCATTGCTGGGAAAGAGGAATTGTACGATCAGCGCGATCCGTATGATATCGATGGTGATGGAGACCTAATGGAGCCGGATGGCAATCTGGACAACCTCATGCTTGTTCATGCAGGGATCGGAGAAGAGACAGGGGAAGACCCAGATGCGATCTGGTCTCACCGTTGGACCTTGAAAAAACCAGTGGATATTCCAGGCACAAGCCTCAAAGCGTTTGATTACATGATCCAACCAGAGGATGGCGCACCAGGTGTATTCACTCACGAATACGGACACAATCTCGGTTTGCCAGACTTGTATGACACGACAAGAGGCGGAAAAGATTCGCCAGTAGGTGCTTGGTCCCTCATGTCGTCTGGTAGCCACACAGGTAAGGTTTTCCAAACGGAACCTACTGGCCTTGATCCTTGGTCCAAAATGGTTCTGCAGCAAATGTTCGGCGGAAACTGGATTAATCCGCATGTGCTGGACTACAAGAATGTAGAGAAGCGCAAGAGAACCCTTCGACTCATTGATGCGAGCAGCCTTGAAAAGGACGGTAAGGTCATCAAGCTGAACATGCCTAAGGTCGAAAAGAAACCGCCGGTTGAGCCAAAAGATGGCGGATATGCATACTTCTCGGATGAAGGCAACAAGCTGAATACAAAAATGACGTCCGATGTGATTGATTTAACAGGGGTCGGCTCCGCAACGATGAAATTCGATTCGTGGAGAAGCATTGAGGAAGGCTATGACTACGTGTACGTCAATGTAATCGATGCAGATACAGGCGAGAAAAAAGAAGTTCAAAAATACGATGACGTAACAAAAGGCTGGGACAAAGAAGAAATCAGCCTGAACGAGTTCGTCGGTAAAAAGGTACAAGTCGAGTTTAACTATGTGACGGATGTTGCTTTCGTGATGGATGGCTTCTATTTGGATAACTTCGAAGTAGAGGCAGATGGACAAGTCATCTTCACAGATGATGCAGAGGGTGAGAAGAAGTTCAAATTGGATGGCTTCACTCACTTCGATGGAAAAGGAAAAATGTTCGATGCGTACTACCTGATTGAGCTGCGCTCTCATGAAGGAATTGACGCTGGATTGAAGCATTTCCGTCGCAACGATTCCTTCTTCACGTATGACCCAGGTATGGTCATCTGGTACTTTGATGGGCGTTACGAAAGATCCCGTGACAACAATACAAGCCTGCATCCAGGCTACGGTATGCTCGGTGTAGTAGATGCCCATCAGGAAGTACGTTATTGGAACAATGATGAAGGTAACAAAAAGGCAATTGCAGATTCCCGTTACCAAGTGAACGACGCTGCGTTTAGCCCGAACGATACATCTGGAATTGATCTGGATTACATTTTGGGAACGATGCAATACGAGCCGTTGGATGGCGTTACTGAGTTTAAAGACAGTGATGATTACTCGATGCCGGAAGTACCGGAAGTCGGTAAAATCCTGCCGCAAATCGGTTTGGAAATCAAACTGAAAAGAGTTTCCAAGAAGTTCACGGATGCTACGATTGAACTCTCCATTGATAAAGATTAA
- a CDS encoding TrmB family transcriptional regulator — protein sequence MLQTFGFSLYESKVYEALASSGEPLDAAMVVKHSGVPKAKIYEVLNRLVEKGMVLDTVSEKKKRYTALPLDSLVEKLTRQFQTDVKKLTSSLSHKTVRDDRVWSLKVDESIRAECKQLIQRATRSIRISAWSDDFLEYAPLLEMKEKEGVEIEALVIGQISTKLSCVHSFIPVQEHQGLERYQLIVADQDEMIFAGEEDTGWHAIKTRGQPFVKFFADSFYHDVALTKITQKYVDQLFDDEEIRKMIIRLRY from the coding sequence ATGCTGCAAACATTTGGTTTTTCTCTGTATGAGAGTAAAGTTTATGAAGCGTTGGCATCTAGCGGAGAGCCTCTCGATGCAGCAATGGTCGTGAAGCATTCGGGGGTGCCAAAGGCAAAAATTTATGAGGTGTTAAATCGTCTGGTAGAAAAGGGGATGGTCCTTGACACCGTATCGGAAAAGAAAAAGCGGTATACAGCCCTTCCTCTGGACAGCCTGGTAGAAAAGCTGACCCGCCAATTTCAAACCGACGTCAAAAAATTGACCAGCTCCCTTTCTCACAAAACTGTGCGCGATGACCGAGTCTGGAGCCTGAAGGTTGACGAATCGATCCGTGCGGAATGCAAACAATTGATCCAGCGGGCAACACGGTCTATTCGTATCTCTGCCTGGTCCGATGATTTTTTGGAGTATGCACCCTTACTGGAGATGAAAGAAAAGGAAGGCGTTGAGATCGAAGCCTTGGTGATTGGGCAGATTAGCACCAAATTGTCCTGTGTTCATTCCTTTATCCCTGTACAAGAGCATCAAGGCTTGGAGCGCTATCAGCTAATCGTAGCGGACCAAGATGAAATGATTTTTGCAGGCGAGGAGGACACGGGCTGGCATGCGATCAAGACACGCGGTCAACCGTTCGTCAAATTTTTTGCCGATTCTTTTTACCATGATGTCGCACTGACAAAAATCACCCAAAAATATGTGGATCAACTGTTTGACGATGAAGAAATCCGCAAGATGATCATCCGCCTCCGATACTGA